The nucleotide sequence AGTACTACTAGACGTAAGGTTCCTGGCGGAAAGTTGCCTTTGGATCTTGGCTGTTTGGTGCATAATGTTGCAACCTGTTTTGCTATTTACGAAGCAGTTTATTATAGTAAGCCCTTAATCGAGCGTTTAGTGAGTTTTTGTGGCGAGGCCTTGACTGCCCCAAAAAACATTTGGGTTAAAATCGGAACTTCACTCAAAGAACTGTTTGACCAAAAAATTATAGAATTTAGAACTGAACCGGAGAAGATAATTTCCGGAGGCCCAATGATGGGGACGAGTTTGGACAGTTTGGATTACCCAATCCTTAAATCAACTGGAGGGTTTTTGTTTCTAACTAAAGGGCCAAAAGAACTGACAGAAGGTTCTTGTTTGCGTTGTGCGCGTTGTGTCGACGCTTGTCCGATGGAACTTTTACCTTTAGAGTACTATAAACGAGCAAAAAAAGGCGAGTATCAGGATTTAAGCACTTTTAATATAAATGATTGCATTGAATGCGGTTGCTGTGCTTTTAGCTGTCCGGCTAAAATTCCGCTTGTGCATTATATAAAAGCAGGAAAACGTTATGCCCCTAAAAATAAGTAGTTCACCACATTTTTTATCAAAAGTCGATACTCAGCATTTAATGACTCAAGTGCTTGTAGGCTTAATCCCGGTAATTTGCGCTTCAGTATACTTTTTCGGCCTAAGGGCAGGATTGCTTATTTTGAACTGTATGGTGACCGCAATAGCCACTGAGGCGGTTATTCTATACTTACGTAAGAAAGCTTTAGCGATAACTGATGGTAGTGCCGCAGTTACTGGGTTGCTTTTAGCCTTGATTTTGCCTCCGACGACTAAGTGGTATGCCGCTACTATGGGTTCAGTTTTTGCAATTTTTATTGGAAAACATATTTTCGGTGGCCTAGGTGCTAATATATTTAATCCGGCCTTAATTGCCAGGGCCTTTTTGATGGCTGCTTACCCTAAAATGCTGACCACTTTTAGCGCGCCGATTCGTTGGTTAATTGTGAAGCCTCAACAATGGGATTCTATAAGTCAAGCTACACCTTTAGTATTAAAAAAATTTAGTCAGGAAATTACACCTAATCTTGATTTATTTATTGGCAATATTTCCGGCAGCCTCGGTGAGACATCAGCTATTTGCATAATTATTGGCGGATTGTATCTTTTGATTCGAAAAATTGCTGATTGGCGAATTCCTTTGTCGCTGATTGTGACTGTGGTCATAATTTCAGAGATTGGTTTTATTTTAAGGCCAACTAACGCCGACGTGTTGTTTCATCTTTTTAGTGGAGGGTTGTTGTTGGGGGCGCTGTTTATGGCTACCGATCCAGCTACGACCCCGATTACTAAAAAAGGACGATATATTTTCGGTATAGCTTGTGGTGCATTGATTATGGTAATTCGCTATTTTGGTGGTTTACCGGAGGCGGTCATGTATTCGATTCTTTTCATGAATGCCTTGACGCCTTTAATTAATCGCTATACGCTCCCAAAGGCATTTGGAAGATGAAAGAAATAATTAAAATTATTGTAGTTTTAACTTTAGTCTGCATTATTTGTGCGTTTTTTTTAGCTTTAGTTCAAGGCTTAGCTGAGAAAAAAATTGAGTTTAATGCTGCTAAAAGAATAAAGGACGCGATATCTAATCTTGCTCCTGGTTATTCAGATATTGAAGAAATTGTTGTAGAGGAAGATGTCATTTATAAGTTAAAAGATAAATCAGGAAAGTCAATCGGCTATGCTTTCTCAGCTCAAGGCCAAGGCTACCAGGGAAAGATAAAAATCTTAGCGGTAGCCAACCCTTCCTTGAATCGCCTTGAGGGAATTGAAATAGTCGACTCTTTAGAGACTCCTGGTTTAGGAGCAAAGATACAGGAAGAACCTTTTAGTGGTCAGTTTAAGGGACTTAATTTAGGCGAATCAATCCAGTGTGTTAAGGGTGCTTCGACTGATGACGATAAGGTCCCGGCTGTTAGTCAAGCGACAAAAGTCTACTCAAAGAGTCAAATTGAAGCAATTACTGGAGCAACCGTTTCCTCAAGGGCAGTGGTTAATATCTTAAATGAACGTATTAAAATATTACATAAGCAGTTAAAGAAAGATAACTAGGGTTTGTTAGAAAATGAAAAAAGAATTTATTAAAGGCCTTTGGAAAGAGCATCCGGTATTTCGTCAACTTCTTGGTATGTGCCCGACCTTAGCCGTAACTACTTCGGCGATTAACGGTCTTTCTATGGGGCTGGCGGTAATTTTTGTTTTGTTTTTTTCATCCTTAGTGGTTGCTTTGATTAAAAAATTAATTCCCCATCAAGTAAGAATTGCTGTTTATACTG is from Candidatus Omnitrophota bacterium and encodes:
- a CDS encoding RnfABCDGE type electron transport complex subunit G, with the translated sequence MKEIIKIIVVLTLVCIICAFFLALVQGLAEKKIEFNAAKRIKDAISNLAPGYSDIEEIVVEEDVIYKLKDKSGKSIGYAFSAQGQGYQGKIKILAVANPSLNRLEGIEIVDSLETPGLGAKIQEEPFSGQFKGLNLGESIQCVKGASTDDDKVPAVSQATKVYSKSQIEAITGATVSSRAVVNILNERIKILHKQLKKDN
- a CDS encoding RnfABCDGE type electron transport complex subunit D; this encodes MPLKISSSPHFLSKVDTQHLMTQVLVGLIPVICASVYFFGLRAGLLILNCMVTAIATEAVILYLRKKALAITDGSAAVTGLLLALILPPTTKWYAATMGSVFAIFIGKHIFGGLGANIFNPALIARAFLMAAYPKMLTTFSAPIRWLIVKPQQWDSISQATPLVLKKFSQEITPNLDLFIGNISGSLGETSAICIIIGGLYLLIRKIADWRIPLSLIVTVVIISEIGFILRPTNADVLFHLFSGGLLLGALFMATDPATTPITKKGRYIFGIACGALIMVIRYFGGLPEAVMYSILFMNALTPLINRYTLPKAFGR